Proteins from a genomic interval of Halobacteria archaeon AArc-dxtr1:
- the prf1 gene encoding peptide chain release factor aRF-1, with translation MQTTEYELRDRIDQLRNYRGEGTELITVAVPPDKSLHAVRERIDREYAQAANIKSDQTRTHVQDALGRIRRLLQACEETPPSGLVIYAGVVDGELHDAVFDDLDVPVDVSLYRCAAEFETAPVEQALTPSEVYGLVVLERGRAALGRLAGERIVSIRTFESQVMGKSRAGGQSAQRFERERNRQKHEFFEQVADAAEQTFLDEPTVDGILLGGTTITVDEFQQGDYLHHELRNYILSVYPIEYATKQGLSQLVERAEDVLSNAERRREREALDRFFTALGQGEDVAYGAEETRTALDYGAVDVLIVSDARPSAEIRELEAATTDQGGECLVVSTDTDRGAQFDTAFGGLGALLRFPIN, from the coding sequence ATGCAAACCACCGAGTACGAACTCCGCGATCGAATCGACCAGCTCAGAAACTACCGTGGCGAGGGCACCGAACTCATCACCGTAGCCGTTCCGCCAGACAAATCACTCCATGCAGTCCGTGAGCGCATCGACCGCGAATATGCACAGGCTGCGAACATCAAATCCGATCAGACACGAACCCACGTCCAGGATGCTCTTGGACGCATCCGACGCCTTCTGCAAGCGTGCGAAGAAACGCCACCAAGCGGCCTCGTCATCTACGCTGGTGTCGTCGACGGTGAGCTGCACGACGCCGTCTTCGACGATCTCGACGTTCCCGTCGACGTCTCACTGTACCGCTGTGCGGCTGAATTCGAGACCGCCCCCGTCGAGCAGGCGCTCACCCCGTCAGAGGTGTACGGTCTGGTTGTCCTCGAACGGGGCCGTGCCGCTCTCGGCCGCCTCGCCGGCGAACGCATCGTTTCCATCCGGACGTTCGAGAGCCAGGTGATGGGGAAATCCCGTGCAGGCGGTCAGAGTGCGCAGCGTTTCGAACGTGAGCGGAATCGCCAGAAACACGAGTTCTTTGAGCAGGTTGCCGACGCTGCCGAACAGACATTCCTCGACGAGCCTACTGTCGATGGCATCCTCCTCGGCGGTACGACGATTACCGTCGATGAGTTTCAGCAGGGTGATTATCTCCACCACGAGTTGCGGAACTACATACTGAGCGTCTACCCGATTGAGTACGCGACCAAGCAGGGGCTCTCACAGCTCGTTGAGCGCGCCGAGGACGTGCTGTCTAATGCTGAGCGCCGACGGGAACGGGAGGCTCTCGATCGGTTCTTCACGGCGCTGGGGCAGGGTGAAGATGTCGCTTACGGTGCTGAGGAAACGCGAACCGCCCTCGACTACGGAGCGGTCGACGTCCTCATCGTTTCTGACGCACGGCCATCAGCAGAGATTCGTGAATTGGAGGCAGCGACGACCGACCAAGGCGGTGAGTGTCTCGTTGTGTCGACTGACACAGACCGAGGTGCCCAGTTCGATACTGCATTCGGGGGTCTTGGAGCGCTCCTCCGGTTTCCGATCAACTAA
- a CDS encoding DNA-binding protein, whose translation MSSKNVTSEVVSVDEQAFEKADEAVVDEDGFEVVDETPEFQATVQMEVQAKVDANHPNGMVDTSDERIYGATLEQEERIRAREAELERISARAEMGTQEGREKRTRDIAAKRSAERRVEFQKRAASVDPWADPDRDDPRAELTQEQLAVVNKQSMRLAEKLDGWSRAAIGRRMGEAVVDGKDLMSAVVGVFEELQTAPGQVVPIGMLEGVNRKEVSIKGTVTQLWEPSSSAISQVGLIEDESGRTKFTSWVASDQPWIEEGEHVRIHGAAKNWYNGRVSVALTGWSTVHFPERGRWWE comes from the coding sequence ATGTCAAGTAAGAACGTTACCAGTGAAGTAGTTTCGGTCGATGAACAAGCATTCGAAAAAGCAGACGAAGCGGTGGTCGACGAGGACGGCTTCGAAGTCGTCGATGAGACACCGGAGTTCCAGGCAACGGTACAGATGGAGGTGCAGGCGAAGGTAGATGCCAACCACCCGAACGGGATGGTCGACACCAGTGACGAGCGGATCTACGGTGCGACTCTTGAACAGGAAGAACGCATTCGGGCGCGAGAGGCGGAGCTGGAGCGCATCAGTGCCAGGGCGGAGATGGGGACCCAAGAAGGTCGGGAGAAACGGACTCGAGATATCGCGGCGAAGCGGAGTGCTGAGCGACGTGTTGAGTTCCAGAAACGGGCAGCGAGCGTGGACCCGTGGGCGGATCCGGACCGAGACGATCCTCGTGCAGAACTGACGCAGGAGCAGTTGGCTGTGGTGAACAAGCAGTCAATGCGGCTGGCCGAGAAGCTGGATGGCTGGTCGCGAGCAGCGATTGGTCGGCGAATGGGTGAAGCCGTCGTCGATGGGAAAGACCTGATGAGTGCAGTCGTCGGGGTGTTCGAGGAGTTGCAGACGGCGCCGGGACAGGTGGTTCCTATCGGGATGCTCGAGGGCGTCAATCGGAAAGAGGTGAGTATCAAAGGTACTGTGACGCAGCTGTGGGAGCCGTCGAGTTCAGCTATTTCCCAAGTGGGACTCATCGAAGACGAAAGCGGACGGACGAAGTTCACCAGCTGGGTTGCGAGCGACCAACCCTGGATTGAGGAGGGGGAACACGTTCGGATTCATGGAGCGGCGAAGAACTGGTACAACGGGCGCGTCTCGGTGGCTCTGACCGGCTGGAGTACCGTGCATTTCCCCGAGCGCGGTCGGTGGTGGGAGTAG
- a CDS encoding transcription initiation factor IIB family protein gives MATRDIYETSFDEDVQTNSSTNSCPECDGWITTNSVETSCVDCGLVIDEQRIDHGPEWRTHDQDQRKRTGAPLTAARHDRGLSTEIGRWKDANGNKLSGRKRQRLSRMRREQTRSRFQSKAERNLAHGLGEVRRIASVLELSDSVRDQACQLFRSAQTEDLLRGRSIEAIAAASVYGACRCNGHSRLLDDLVDAARVEQSRVTNAYKTLNTELGLPTQPVRPSEFIPRLASELDVPAYLRQRAWRLAEQSESTGVASGVKPSGFAAACLYKAGREEGWWLTQAEVAEVASVTATTIRSHQDTLKELAV, from the coding sequence ATGGCGACTAGAGATATCTACGAAACGAGCTTCGACGAGGACGTACAGACGAACTCCAGCACGAACTCATGTCCCGAGTGCGATGGCTGGATCACTACCAACTCGGTCGAAACCAGCTGTGTGGACTGTGGACTCGTTATTGACGAACAACGAATCGATCACGGCCCTGAATGGAGAACTCACGATCAGGACCAGCGAAAGCGGACGGGTGCTCCACTTACAGCAGCACGTCATGACCGAGGACTTTCGACCGAGATCGGTCGCTGGAAAGATGCGAACGGGAACAAACTCTCCGGACGAAAGCGCCAGCGGCTATCCCGAATGCGGCGTGAACAGACTCGTAGTCGCTTCCAGTCGAAAGCCGAGCGAAACCTCGCACACGGCCTGGGTGAGGTCCGAAGAATCGCGAGCGTCCTCGAGCTCTCAGATTCGGTTCGTGACCAGGCGTGTCAACTGTTCCGGAGCGCTCAAACCGAAGACCTGCTACGAGGCCGATCGATCGAGGCGATAGCGGCAGCAAGCGTCTACGGGGCCTGTCGATGTAACGGCCACTCACGGCTACTCGACGACCTCGTCGACGCGGCACGCGTTGAACAATCAAGAGTCACGAATGCCTATAAGACGTTGAATACAGAACTCGGACTGCCGACCCAGCCTGTTCGCCCCAGCGAATTTATCCCTCGTCTCGCGTCAGAACTCGATGTTCCAGCGTACCTCCGACAGCGAGCTTGGAGGTTGGCTGAACAGTCGGAATCGACAGGAGTAGCGTCGGGGGTCAAACCATCAGGATTCGCAGCCGCCTGTCTGTACAAGGCGGGTCGTGAAGAGGGATGGTGGCTGACGCAAGCGGAAGTGGCGGAGGTGGCGAGCGTCACTGCAACGACCATCCGGTCGCATCAAGATACGCTGAAGGAATTGGCTGTCTGA